DNA sequence from the Actinomycetes bacterium genome:
AGCAGGATCCCCGCCGCGAACAGCAGCGCCGAGTCCCCGGCCGCCCGACCCTGGGCTCCGGTCTGGGCGGCACGCATCCAGTCCCGCCCCGTGCGTCGCAGTACGTAGATGCCGAGGACGGCCGCGGCCGCGAGGAGTACGACCGTCCACCAGCCGATGAGCTTCGCGACGACGACGATCGACGCGATCTCCACCAGCGGGGCGACGACGAACAAGAAGAACGCGAACAGGCTCACGCCGGGCTCCGCTCCTTGGGGCGCAGGGCACGGGCGACCTGGCCGGCGCGGTGCCGGGTCCCCCACACGGTGACTCGCCACAGCGCCTCACCGACGATGGCGCGGTT
Encoded proteins:
- a CDS encoding FxsA family protein yields the protein MSLFAFFLFVVAPLVEIASIVVVAKLIGWWTVVLLAAAAVLGIYVLRRTGRDWMRAAQTGAQGRAAGDSALLFAAGILLIWPGFISDVIGLLLLVPLVRVLLRGAVASWFVRRFTAVTGPGGFTVWTRSPRIDDDRVIRGEIIREDEPPPPA